The Nocardioides salarius genome includes a region encoding these proteins:
- a CDS encoding ABC transporter ATP-binding protein has product MSVPILEVVDLHAAYGRIEVLRGVDLSVPKGAVMALLGPNGAGKSTLIKVVSGQKSSTSGDVHLGGVNVRGAGPEELARLGLCTVPEGRSVFPNLTVAENLTLMSYAGVPAEAVLETAFTYFPRLLERRGQLAGTMSGGEQQMLAMSRALASDPALLLLDELSMGLAPLIVDELYDTVAQIAESGVSILCIEQFARTALRVSDYAAVMSGGRVVATGEPAEILETMSDVILGGAA; this is encoded by the coding sequence ATGAGCGTCCCCATCCTCGAGGTCGTCGACCTGCACGCCGCCTACGGGCGCATCGAGGTGCTGCGCGGCGTCGACCTGTCGGTGCCCAAGGGCGCGGTGATGGCGCTGCTGGGGCCCAACGGCGCCGGCAAGTCGACGCTGATCAAGGTGGTCTCGGGGCAGAAGTCGTCCACCTCCGGCGACGTCCACCTCGGCGGCGTCAACGTCCGCGGCGCGGGCCCCGAGGAGCTCGCCCGGCTCGGGCTGTGCACGGTGCCCGAGGGCCGCTCGGTCTTCCCCAACCTGACGGTCGCCGAGAACCTCACGCTGATGTCGTACGCCGGGGTGCCGGCCGAGGCGGTCCTCGAGACCGCGTTCACCTACTTCCCGCGGCTGCTGGAGCGCCGCGGCCAGCTCGCCGGCACCATGTCGGGCGGTGAGCAGCAGATGCTGGCGATGTCGCGGGCCCTGGCCTCCGACCCGGCCCTGCTGCTGCTCGACGAGCTGTCGATGGGCCTGGCGCCGCTGATCGTCGACGAGCTCTACGACACCGTCGCCCAGATCGCCGAGTCCGGCGTCTCCATCCTGTGCATCGAGCAGTTCGCCCGCACCGCGCTGCGGGTCTCCGACTACGCCGCGGTGATGAGCGGTGGCCGCGTCGTGGCCACCGGCGAGCCCGCCGAGATCCTCGAGACCATGTCCGACGTCATCCTGGGAGGTGCGGCATGA
- a CDS encoding choice-of-anchor P family protein encodes MSRQTTASSPRRVLLSLAATALVGAGLPLAAAPAGAVAGAAEGDPPFAGYAATTTATPVRIEIYEPTIPIPATPQAELNLGYSVVKADSSTSRGRASFMWPGDAVGEGFKTILENLGLPPELVAPLAEGGYPVQVNSNHPAGPERAADEPFPGVVNRTRATEGRTFAEVGYSTDCRLGDPGAGDQGDGGSDDGEAPGVPGLPGLPGLPEIPGLPGIPGLGSLTDGLTGGLTDGLTGGKSDGKSGGGLLGGLSGSRADTAAPTARERRTARAEVGAADDGAAEEVECQIPAQLAALVDIGGYAAESVVTNDPTAVRAVSRSAVGDVSLLGGVVTLSGITARAVAGSDGAKGTTGGGADYGVLTIAGQKFRFGADGFEAAGQAAPVPGLPDEAGAALEALGIQLLLPQPSYEREGDKATSTVHGIQVVIDAGVLRRQLDALPLNALADLLDQIPEEAGQLKSLLGAALNLSPRFVITLGNATSVVDTSQPVDIPTGEVPDNNTTGGGDPTSPTDGAGAGTGGGGAGTPGTPGTPGEPAVPGSGGSADGDLVDAAPTAAGLPPLFSIPGALLLGAIAAATVAGSYLRRLGVMALGGGGACPHGLDSGLPDLRKA; translated from the coding sequence ATGAGCCGCCAGACCACCGCTTCGTCCCCGCGCCGCGTGCTGCTCTCGCTGGCCGCGACCGCCCTGGTCGGGGCCGGGCTCCCGCTGGCCGCTGCGCCGGCCGGTGCGGTCGCGGGGGCCGCCGAGGGCGACCCGCCCTTCGCCGGGTACGCCGCGACCACCACCGCCACGCCGGTGCGCATCGAGATCTACGAGCCCACCATCCCGATCCCCGCCACCCCGCAGGCCGAGCTCAACCTCGGCTACAGCGTGGTCAAGGCCGACTCCTCGACCTCGCGCGGGCGGGCCAGCTTCATGTGGCCCGGCGACGCCGTGGGGGAGGGGTTCAAGACCATCCTCGAGAACCTGGGCCTGCCGCCCGAGCTGGTCGCCCCGCTCGCCGAGGGCGGCTACCCCGTCCAAGTCAACTCCAACCACCCCGCCGGTCCCGAGCGCGCGGCCGACGAGCCGTTCCCGGGCGTGGTCAACCGCACCCGCGCCACCGAGGGCAGGACCTTCGCCGAGGTCGGCTACTCCACCGACTGCCGCCTCGGCGACCCCGGCGCCGGCGACCAGGGCGACGGCGGCAGCGACGACGGCGAGGCCCCGGGCGTCCCCGGGCTGCCCGGGCTGCCCGGTCTGCCCGAGATCCCGGGCCTGCCCGGCATCCCCGGCCTGGGCTCCCTCACCGACGGCCTGACGGGCGGCCTGACCGACGGCCTGACCGGCGGCAAGTCCGACGGCAAGTCCGGTGGCGGGCTGCTGGGCGGGCTGAGCGGGTCGCGGGCCGACACGGCCGCGCCCACCGCACGCGAGCGGCGTACGGCGCGGGCGGAGGTCGGTGCCGCCGACGACGGAGCCGCCGAGGAGGTGGAGTGCCAGATCCCCGCCCAGCTCGCCGCGCTCGTCGACATCGGCGGCTACGCCGCCGAGTCGGTCGTGACCAACGACCCCACCGCCGTGCGCGCGGTCTCGCGCTCGGCCGTCGGCGACGTCAGCCTGCTCGGCGGGGTGGTGACCCTGTCGGGCATCACCGCCCGGGCCGTGGCCGGCAGCGACGGCGCCAAGGGCACGACCGGCGGCGGCGCCGACTACGGGGTGCTGACCATCGCCGGGCAGAAGTTCCGCTTCGGCGCCGACGGGTTCGAGGCCGCCGGCCAGGCCGCGCCGGTGCCGGGCCTGCCCGACGAGGCCGGCGCGGCGCTCGAGGCGCTGGGCATCCAGCTGCTGCTGCCGCAGCCGTCGTACGAGCGGGAGGGCGACAAGGCCACCTCCACGGTGCACGGCATCCAGGTCGTCATCGACGCCGGTGTGCTGCGCCGCCAGCTCGACGCGCTGCCCCTCAACGCGCTCGCCGACCTGCTCGACCAGATCCCCGAGGAGGCCGGGCAGCTCAAGAGCCTGCTCGGCGCGGCGCTCAACCTCTCGCCGAGGTTCGTGATCACCCTCGGCAACGCCACCAGCGTCGTGGACACCTCGCAGCCCGTCGACATCCCGACCGGCGAGGTGCCCGACAACAACACCACCGGTGGCGGCGACCCGACCAGCCCGACCGACGGGGCCGGCGCCGGTACCGGTGGCGGCGGCGCGGGCACCCCCGGCACCCCGGGCACCCCCGGTGAGCCGGCCGTGCCCGGCAGCGGCGGCTCGGCCGACGGCGACCTCGTCGACGCGGCCCCGACCGCGGCGGGGCTCCCCCCGCTGTTCTCCATCCCCGGCGCCCTGCTGCTCGGCGCCATCGCGGCCGCGACGGTCGCCGGCTCCTACCTGCGCCGCCTCGGGGTGATGGCCCTCGGGGGCGGCGGCGCCTGCCCCCACGGCCTCGACAGCGGCCTCCCCGACCTCCGAAAGGCCTGA
- a CDS encoding DUF4032 domain-containing protein, which produces MALRIVASRPDPAIITLPWATPLEEWGEEHVVPLPRGLSRHVVRIVRLRERVYAVKETVEPIAFREYRLLRDLQRMGMPAVVPQGVVAGRVDADGEELPAALITEHLRFSLPYRSLFSHGAGREDLPRLVDALVVLLVRLHLADFYWGDVSLSNVLFRRSADGFAAYLVDAETGELRPSLSRQMREHDVTVATENVFAELLDLQASLPEGGSVARAIEPHEVVELLQRRYDELWSELTGHEEFSAGELWRIERRLERLNDLGFDVDELDIVTDYDGDQVRIQPKVVEAGHHRRELQSLTGLDVEDAQARRLLNDLAAFTAHHDLGREDRQLVANRWLTKIYEPLVALIPDEARGKLEPAQFFHEVLVHRWYLSERAGRPVDIFDTARDYIDTVLRSKPDEALAADEPDDQAQISP; this is translated from the coding sequence ATGGCCCTGCGCATCGTCGCCAGCCGACCCGACCCCGCGATCATCACCCTGCCCTGGGCGACGCCGCTCGAGGAGTGGGGCGAGGAGCACGTGGTGCCGCTGCCGCGCGGGCTCTCGCGCCACGTGGTGCGCATCGTGCGGCTGCGCGAGCGGGTGTACGCCGTCAAGGAGACCGTCGAGCCGATCGCGTTCCGCGAGTACCGGCTGCTGCGCGACCTGCAGCGGATGGGGATGCCCGCGGTGGTGCCGCAGGGCGTGGTCGCCGGACGGGTCGACGCCGACGGCGAGGAGCTGCCGGCCGCGCTGATCACCGAGCACCTGCGCTTCTCGCTGCCCTACCGCAGCCTCTTCAGCCACGGCGCCGGGCGCGAGGACCTGCCGCGGCTCGTCGACGCGCTGGTGGTGCTGCTGGTGCGCCTGCACCTGGCCGACTTCTACTGGGGCGACGTGTCGCTGTCGAACGTGCTGTTCCGGCGCAGCGCCGACGGGTTCGCGGCGTACCTCGTCGACGCCGAGACCGGCGAGCTGCGCCCCAGCCTGTCGCGCCAGATGCGCGAGCACGACGTCACCGTGGCCACCGAGAACGTCTTCGCCGAGCTGCTCGACCTGCAGGCCAGCCTGCCCGAGGGCGGCTCCGTGGCCCGGGCCATCGAGCCGCACGAGGTCGTCGAGCTGCTCCAGCGCCGCTACGACGAGCTGTGGAGCGAGCTGACCGGGCACGAAGAGTTCTCCGCCGGCGAGCTGTGGCGCATCGAGCGGCGCCTCGAGCGGCTCAACGACCTCGGCTTCGACGTCGACGAGCTCGACATCGTCACCGACTACGACGGCGACCAGGTGCGCATCCAGCCCAAGGTCGTCGAGGCCGGCCACCACCGCCGCGAGCTGCAGTCGCTGACCGGCCTCGACGTCGAGGACGCCCAGGCGCGGCGCCTGCTCAACGACCTGGCCGCCTTCACCGCCCACCACGACCTGGGCCGCGAGGACCGTCAGCTGGTCGCCAACCGGTGGCTGACGAAGATCTACGAGCCGCTGGTCGCGCTGATCCCCGACGAGGCCCGCGGCAAGCTCGAGCCGGCGCAGTTCTTCCACGAGGTGCTGGTGCACCGGTGGTACCTCTCCGAGCGCGCCGGTCGCCCCGTCGACATCTTCGACACCGCCCGCGACTACATCGACACCGTGCTGCGCTCCAAGCCCGACGAGGCGCTGGCCGCCGACGAGCCCGACGACCAGGCCCAGATCTCACCCTGA
- the rsmI gene encoding 16S rRNA (cytidine(1402)-2'-O)-methyltransferase, giving the protein MSEHPVPYGVLVLAATPIGQAGDAPPRLAAELSGADVVAAEDTRRLRRLTTDLGIELGGRVVSYFEGNEQARTPTLLEALLAGERVVLVTDAGMPSVSDPGYRLVVAAAEAGVRVTAVPGPSAVLTALAVSGLPVDRFCFEGFLPRKAGERSRRLDSLREEERTMVFFEAPHRTEAALAAMATSWGEDRVAAVCRELTKTHEEVRRGPLGELVAWAAEGVRGEVTIVVTGAAPSAAISTEPPALVAAVAEREDQGMTRKEAIAEVARLAGVPKREVYQLVHVR; this is encoded by the coding sequence GTGAGCGAGCATCCCGTCCCGTACGGCGTGCTGGTGCTGGCCGCCACCCCCATCGGCCAGGCCGGCGACGCACCGCCCCGCCTGGCGGCCGAGCTGTCCGGCGCCGACGTGGTCGCCGCCGAGGACACCCGCCGGCTGCGCCGCCTGACCACCGACCTGGGCATCGAGCTGGGGGGCCGGGTGGTCTCCTACTTCGAGGGCAACGAGCAGGCCCGCACGCCCACGCTGCTCGAGGCGCTGCTGGCCGGCGAGCGGGTGGTGCTGGTGACCGACGCCGGGATGCCCAGCGTCTCCGACCCCGGCTACCGGCTGGTGGTGGCGGCCGCCGAGGCCGGGGTGCGGGTCACCGCGGTGCCCGGGCCCAGCGCGGTGCTGACGGCGCTCGCGGTCAGCGGGCTGCCGGTCGACCGGTTCTGCTTCGAGGGCTTCCTGCCGCGTAAGGCCGGCGAGCGCTCGCGGCGCCTCGACTCCCTGCGCGAGGAGGAGCGCACGATGGTCTTCTTCGAGGCCCCGCACCGCACCGAGGCCGCGCTCGCCGCGATGGCGACCTCGTGGGGCGAGGACCGGGTGGCCGCGGTGTGCCGCGAGCTGACCAAGACCCACGAGGAGGTGCGCCGCGGGCCGCTGGGCGAGCTGGTCGCCTGGGCCGCCGAGGGCGTGCGCGGCGAGGTCACCATCGTGGTCACCGGCGCCGCCCCCAGCGCCGCGATCTCCACCGAGCCCCCCGCCCTCGTCGCCGCCGTCGCCGAGCGCGAGGATCAGGGCATGACGCGCAAGGAAGCGATCGCGGAGGTGGCCCGGCTCGCCGGGGTGCCCAAGCGCGAGGTCTACCAGCTGGTGCACGTGCGGTGA
- a CDS encoding SDR family NAD(P)-dependent oxidoreductase, which produces MSSRVVVVTGAASGIGFATAERFRALGDTVFGLDIATSVPEGVTFVECDVADKAAVDAAIARCAEAGGIDVLANVAGIVQFGRFETVTEEVFDRVQAVDVRGPFFLVQAALPHLRASRGCVVNVSSVAGRVPQPYAAAYAVAKGGLTQLTRSLALELSPDGIRVNAVCPGTVDTPLVAKVAETYPADLDPRVSDRLLAMLPGGASTPDEIASTVVYLASADARMMTGAVVAHDGGMS; this is translated from the coding sequence ATGAGCAGCCGCGTCGTCGTCGTCACCGGGGCCGCCTCCGGCATCGGGTTCGCCACCGCCGAGAGGTTCCGCGCCCTGGGCGACACCGTCTTCGGCCTCGACATCGCCACGAGCGTGCCCGAGGGGGTCACCTTCGTGGAGTGCGACGTGGCCGACAAGGCCGCGGTCGACGCCGCGATCGCCCGCTGCGCCGAGGCCGGCGGCATCGACGTGCTGGCCAACGTCGCCGGCATCGTGCAGTTCGGCCGCTTCGAGACCGTCACCGAGGAGGTCTTCGACCGGGTCCAGGCCGTCGACGTGCGCGGCCCGTTCTTCCTCGTCCAGGCCGCGCTGCCGCACCTGCGCGCCAGCCGGGGCTGCGTCGTCAACGTCTCGTCGGTGGCCGGGCGGGTCCCGCAGCCCTACGCCGCGGCGTACGCCGTGGCCAAGGGCGGGCTGACCCAGCTCACCCGCTCGCTGGCCCTCGAGCTCTCGCCCGACGGCATCCGCGTCAACGCCGTGTGCCCCGGCACCGTCGACACCCCGCTGGTGGCCAAGGTGGCCGAGACCTACCCCGCCGACCTCGACCCGCGCGTGTCCGACCGGCTGCTGGCGATGCTGCCCGGCGGCGCCTCGACCCCCGACGAGATCGCCTCGACCGTCGTCTACCTGGCCTCCGCCGACGCGCGGATGATGACCGGCGCGGTCGTGGCCCACGACGGCGGCATGAGCTGA
- a CDS encoding glycoside hydrolase family 13 protein — MDAPLLHEPHHDGSALYLDPETPAPGWPVRVRLRTWVGDDVEAVWLRTTYDAEPVFHRCAEVTRDETGDAPAEHGSVWWEGELPVHNPVTHYRFLLAGPGGRQRWLTAAGVVEHDAPDTFDFRVSSHAAPPEWGREAVVYQVFPDRFARSAAADERETPPWAVPAGWDDEVVFEGSDPRTPLQLFGGDLDGVTEHLDHVAALGVSVLYTTPVFPGESNHRYNASTFDGVDPLLGGDDAYARLSTAVHERGLRLLGDLTTNHTGDTHEWFRAALADPEGPGRGWYCFRADGSYECWMGHHTLPKLDHTDPGLRAAMTEGPDSVVARWLRAPYDVDGWRIDVANMTGRLGATDVAHDVARTVRATVQAQRPDALVIGEHNHDASSDLDGDGWHGTMNYSGFSWPVWSWLRDEASPARAFGRPLPVPRRGGALVARTMREWTARHGWRATTWSWNILGSHDSARIRTLVGSPEQHRVAAGLQFTLPGVPMLFAGDEIGLEGVNGEDARRPMPWDSPDTWDRQTMGTYAALARVRAEHPALVRGGLRWAHADDDTMVFVREHPAGSVLVCARRAPGEAITLPAAALTLPALDGAPARPVGDPAPLLATEGAPAPLVVRDGGLEVPAGGPGVTLWRL, encoded by the coding sequence ATGGACGCCCCCCTCCTGCACGAGCCGCACCACGACGGCTCCGCGCTCTACCTCGACCCCGAGACCCCCGCGCCCGGCTGGCCGGTCAGGGTGCGGCTGCGCACCTGGGTCGGCGACGACGTCGAGGCGGTCTGGCTGCGCACGACGTACGACGCCGAGCCGGTCTTCCACCGCTGCGCCGAGGTGACCCGCGACGAGACCGGCGACGCCCCCGCCGAGCACGGCTCGGTGTGGTGGGAGGGCGAGCTGCCGGTGCACAACCCGGTCACCCACTACCGCTTCCTGCTCGCCGGCCCGGGCGGGCGCCAGCGCTGGCTCACCGCCGCGGGCGTCGTCGAGCACGACGCCCCCGACACCTTCGACTTCCGCGTCTCCAGCCACGCCGCGCCGCCGGAGTGGGGCCGCGAGGCCGTGGTCTACCAGGTCTTCCCCGACCGGTTCGCGCGCTCCGCGGCCGCCGACGAGCGCGAGACGCCGCCCTGGGCGGTGCCGGCCGGCTGGGACGACGAGGTGGTCTTCGAGGGCTCCGACCCGCGCACTCCCCTGCAGCTCTTCGGCGGCGACCTCGACGGGGTGACCGAGCACCTCGACCACGTGGCCGCCCTCGGCGTGAGCGTGCTCTACACGACGCCGGTCTTCCCCGGGGAGTCCAACCACCGCTACAACGCCTCCACCTTCGACGGCGTCGACCCGCTGCTCGGCGGCGACGACGCCTACGCCCGCCTCTCGACCGCGGTGCACGAGCGCGGGCTGCGCCTGCTCGGCGACCTGACCACCAACCACACCGGCGACACCCACGAGTGGTTCCGCGCCGCGCTCGCCGACCCCGAGGGGCCCGGCCGCGGCTGGTACTGCTTCCGCGCCGACGGCTCCTACGAGTGCTGGATGGGCCACCACACCCTGCCCAAGCTCGACCACACCGACCCGGGGCTGCGCGCGGCGATGACCGAGGGGCCCGACAGCGTCGTGGCGCGCTGGCTGCGGGCGCCGTACGACGTCGACGGCTGGCGCATCGACGTGGCCAACATGACCGGGCGGCTCGGCGCCACCGACGTGGCCCACGACGTGGCGCGCACCGTGCGCGCGACCGTGCAGGCCCAGCGGCCCGACGCGCTGGTGATCGGCGAGCACAACCACGACGCCTCGAGCGACCTCGACGGCGACGGGTGGCACGGCACCATGAACTACTCCGGCTTCTCGTGGCCGGTGTGGTCGTGGCTGCGCGACGAGGCCTCGCCGGCGCGCGCCTTCGGCCGGCCGCTGCCGGTGCCGCGGCGCGGCGGCGCGCTGGTGGCGCGCACGATGCGCGAGTGGACCGCGCGGCACGGCTGGCGGGCCACCACGTGGTCGTGGAACATCCTGGGCTCCCACGACTCCGCGCGCATCCGCACCCTGGTCGGCTCGCCCGAGCAGCACCGGGTCGCCGCCGGGCTGCAGTTCACCCTGCCCGGCGTGCCGATGCTCTTCGCCGGCGACGAGATCGGGCTCGAGGGCGTCAACGGCGAGGACGCGCGCCGCCCGATGCCCTGGGACTCCCCCGACACCTGGGACCGGCAGACGATGGGCACCTACGCCGCGCTCGCGCGGGTGCGCGCCGAGCACCCCGCGCTCGTGCGCGGCGGGCTGCGCTGGGCCCACGCCGACGACGACACGATGGTCTTCGTGCGCGAGCACCCCGCCGGCTCGGTGCTGGTCTGCGCCCGGCGCGCTCCCGGCGAGGCGATCACCCTGCCCGCCGCCGCGCTGACGCTGCCGGCGCTCGACGGCGCCCCGGCCCGCCCGGTCGGCGACCCCGCGCCGCTGCTGGCCACCGAGGGCGCGCCGGCACCACTCGTCGTACGCGACGGGGGGCTGGAGGTGCCCGCCGGCGGGCCCGGCGTCACCCTGTGGCGGCTCTGA
- a CDS encoding IS30 family transposase: protein MARPMRPREFDRPFWEAIRSGLGVKSAARATGMSSTTAKRVFGKAGGVNPVPVKPPVGRYLSWGEREEIAALTHAGHGIREVARRTGRSPATISRELARGATGRGYRASVAQAKIDRGRTRSRGAKLATNLTLRRVVQEHLVQHLSPEQIAGRLVLDFPDDPEMRVSPETIYQSLYIQARGGLKRELTTHLRTGRYMRKPHRREAERRGRIPGMVMISERPAEVEDRAVPGHWEGDLILGSTASKSAVGTLVERSTGFVMLLHLPGDHGALAVQDALVAKMATLPEQLRGSLTWDQGGEMANHVQIAEATGLDIYFCDPHSPWQRGANENTNGLLRQYLPKGSDLSFYGPGLLDKIASELNARPRKRHGFRTPAEVLDQLLSDPTTNNGVA from the coding sequence ATGGCTCGTCCGATGCGGCCCAGGGAGTTCGACCGTCCGTTCTGGGAGGCGATCCGTTCAGGGCTGGGGGTGAAATCAGCGGCTCGTGCGACGGGCATGTCTTCGACCACCGCGAAGCGGGTCTTCGGCAAGGCTGGCGGGGTGAACCCTGTTCCTGTGAAGCCGCCGGTGGGTCGGTACCTGTCGTGGGGCGAGCGCGAGGAGATCGCGGCACTGACCCATGCCGGCCACGGGATCCGCGAAGTCGCGCGTCGTACCGGTCGCAGCCCGGCCACGATCAGCCGCGAGTTGGCTCGGGGCGCGACCGGTCGTGGGTATCGGGCCTCGGTGGCCCAGGCCAAGATCGACCGTGGCCGGACGAGGTCGCGGGGCGCGAAGCTGGCCACGAACCTGACGCTGCGCCGAGTGGTCCAGGAGCACTTGGTTCAGCACCTGAGCCCCGAGCAGATCGCTGGCAGACTCGTCCTCGACTTCCCCGACGATCCGGAGATGCGGGTGTCGCCCGAGACGATCTACCAGTCGCTGTACATCCAGGCCCGTGGTGGGCTCAAACGCGAGCTGACCACCCATTTACGCACCGGTCGCTACATGCGCAAACCGCATCGCCGCGAGGCCGAACGACGTGGCCGGATCCCCGGCATGGTGATGATCAGCGAACGCCCCGCCGAGGTCGAGGACCGCGCGGTGCCCGGGCACTGGGAAGGCGACCTGATCCTCGGCTCGACCGCCTCGAAGTCGGCGGTGGGCACCCTGGTCGAGCGCAGCACCGGGTTCGTGATGCTGCTGCACCTGCCCGGCGACCACGGCGCCCTGGCGGTCCAAGACGCACTCGTGGCGAAGATGGCCACCCTGCCCGAGCAGCTGCGCGGCTCGCTGACCTGGGACCAGGGCGGCGAGATGGCCAACCACGTCCAGATCGCTGAAGCCACCGGCCTGGATATCTACTTCTGCGATCCCCACTCGCCCTGGCAACGCGGCGCCAACGAAAACACCAACGGCCTGCTGCGCCAGTACCTGCCCAAAGGCAGCGACCTCTCGTTCTACGGCCCCGGCCTGCTCGACAAGATCGCCTCCGAACTCAACGCCCGACCCCGCAAACGCCACGGCTTCCGCACCCCAGCCGAGGTCCTGGACCAACTACTCTCAGACCCCACCACCAACAACGGTGTTGCGTGA
- a CDS encoding ABC transporter ATP-binding protein: MPLLEVDHVVVQFGGVTAVDEACFAAEAGRVTGLIGPNGAGKTTCFNVISGLQKPTRGAVRFDGRKVTSVPVHRRSKRGMGRTFQRLEAFGSLSVRDNVRVAADIHRGLLGAVRGLGSSSRGGVDALLERVGIAAYADERADSIPTGTARLLELARCLAGDPQLLLLDEPSSGLDETETDDFGDLLRDLAAEGRAILMVEHDMDLVMGVCDEIHVLDFGSVIASGTPQAIRGDAAVQKAYLGYAPDDEHPAEHPAEHPAEATRTDLPLLGDDTTVLPAVGASPLPGGAR, translated from the coding sequence ATGCCGCTCCTCGAGGTTGACCACGTCGTGGTCCAGTTCGGCGGCGTCACCGCCGTCGACGAGGCATGCTTCGCCGCCGAGGCGGGCCGGGTCACCGGCCTGATCGGGCCCAACGGCGCCGGCAAGACCACCTGCTTCAACGTCATCTCCGGGCTGCAGAAGCCCACCCGCGGCGCGGTGCGCTTCGACGGGCGCAAGGTGACGTCGGTGCCGGTGCACCGCCGCTCCAAGCGGGGGATGGGCCGCACCTTCCAGCGCCTCGAGGCGTTCGGCTCGCTGAGCGTGCGCGACAACGTGCGCGTGGCCGCCGACATCCACCGCGGCCTCCTGGGTGCGGTGCGCGGGCTCGGCTCGTCCTCCCGGGGCGGGGTCGACGCGCTGCTCGAGCGGGTGGGCATCGCGGCGTACGCCGACGAGCGCGCCGACTCGATCCCGACCGGCACCGCCCGGCTGCTCGAGCTGGCCCGCTGCCTGGCCGGCGACCCCCAGCTGCTGCTGCTCGACGAGCCCTCGTCGGGCCTCGACGAGACCGAGACCGACGACTTCGGCGACCTGCTGCGCGACCTGGCCGCCGAGGGCCGCGCGATCCTGATGGTCGAGCACGACATGGACCTGGTGATGGGGGTCTGCGACGAGATCCACGTGCTCGACTTCGGCTCGGTGATCGCCTCCGGCACCCCGCAGGCGATCCGCGGCGACGCCGCGGTCCAGAAGGCCTACCTCGGCTACGCGCCCGACGACGAGCACCCCGCCGAGCACCCCGCCGAGCACCCTGCCGAGGCCACCCGCACCGACCTGCCGCTGCTCGGCGACGACACGACCGTCCTGCCCGCCGTGGGCGCGAGCCCCCTGCCCGGAGGTGCCCGATGA